The following proteins come from a genomic window of Candidatus Binatia bacterium:
- a CDS encoding transporter gives MALCALLALIAVPRPARADHPAVGFGSGIAGPIITIPAYTLPAGKWAASARVEHISFRTFSDSELVRLAQNGIEAHSTRNVTSPSLSVAYGVSRTFTAAARLPYVVRQDIREGHLEGTTAVAHHHGDSRGFGDITLTGQFLVWDRERAKVAALTGVKAPTGRTHVADVEGERLETEHQPGSGSFDFLEGISGSARVPFGSLDANLLLVLATHGAQESTLGNLLHYNVAVSTKVSGAHEHHHAPGTPPHRDPTVVGADLILELNGESRAKERVGGITDPNSGGNLVYLSPGVRFGTGSWSASLSAGFPVVQSVNGTQHETDWRLLGGLGMSF, from the coding sequence GTGGCGCTGTGCGCCCTGCTGGCCCTGATCGCGGTGCCGCGCCCCGCGCGCGCCGACCACCCCGCGGTCGGGTTCGGGTCGGGCATCGCGGGGCCGATCATCACGATCCCGGCCTACACGCTGCCCGCGGGGAAGTGGGCGGCCAGCGCGAGGGTCGAGCACATCTCGTTCCGCACCTTTTCCGATTCGGAGCTGGTGCGACTGGCCCAGAACGGGATCGAGGCCCACAGCACTCGGAACGTGACCAGCCCGTCGCTGTCGGTGGCCTACGGCGTGAGCCGGACCTTCACGGCGGCCGCGCGGCTCCCCTACGTCGTGCGTCAGGACATCCGCGAGGGGCACCTCGAAGGGACCACCGCGGTGGCGCACCATCACGGCGACTCGCGAGGGTTCGGCGACATCACGCTGACGGGGCAGTTCCTGGTCTGGGACCGTGAGCGCGCCAAGGTCGCGGCCCTCACCGGCGTCAAGGCCCCCACGGGCCGGACGCATGTGGCGGATGTCGAGGGGGAGCGCCTCGAGACCGAGCACCAGCCCGGGTCGGGATCGTTCGATTTCCTGGAGGGAATCTCGGGATCGGCGCGGGTCCCGTTCGGATCGTTGGACGCGAACCTGCTGCTGGTCCTCGCGACCCACGGCGCGCAGGAGTCCACCCTCGGCAACCTGCTGCACTACAACGTGGCGGTCTCGACCAAGGTCTCGGGGGCGCACGAGCATCATCACGCGCCCGGTACTCCGCCGCATCGCGATCCGACCGTCGTGGGAGCCGACCTCATCCTCGAGCTGAACGGGGAATCGAGGGCGAAGGAGCGGGTCGGCGGGATCACCGACCCCAACAGCGGCGGCAACCTCGTCTATCTCTCGCCCGGAGTGCGCTTCGGCACGGGGTCGTGGAGCGCGAGCCTCTCGGCGGGATTCCCGGTCGTCCAGAGCGTGAACGGCACCCAGCACGAGACCGACTGGCGGCTGCTGGGCGGCCTCGGGATGTCGTTCTAG
- a CDS encoding short-chain fatty acyl-CoA regulator family protein, giving the protein MATGLGKRIRALRAKEGLSQAAMAAKLGISASYLNLVEHDRRPLSANLLLALAQRFEVDLRAFSGGEDSQISADLLEAFGDPLFESQTVSERDVREFVATTPDLARAVLHLHHAYTAARGSAEMLAAEVVDRQDLAGIDRSGPSSEQVSDLIQRHQNHFPELEAEAERLWKDAKLDTEDLFGALAEYLAKRLKVRVKVLTVSEMGGAVRRFDPERRELWISEVLRRGSRNFQLAHQVGLLTCSDTLDLMSRDPSLTSEEARSLCRVALANYFAAAVLTPYEEFHRAAESLRYDLDLLGHRFRVSYEQVCHRLTTLNRKGAKGVAFDMVRIDLAGNISKKFSATGIRLPRFGGLCPLWNVHTAFLQPGVIHTQLSRLPDGNAFFSVARTVRKHRGGYRAPDVLYSLQLSCDVDSARKVIYADGYDLVNLAASTPVGITCRLCERSDCRARAFPSVHERLRVDENVRGVSFYAPVKEEE; this is encoded by the coding sequence ATGGCGACAGGGCTGGGCAAACGCATCCGGGCGCTCCGCGCCAAGGAGGGTCTCTCGCAGGCGGCGATGGCCGCCAAGCTCGGGATCTCCGCCTCCTATCTGAACCTGGTCGAGCACGACCGGCGCCCCCTGAGCGCCAACCTCCTGCTCGCCCTGGCGCAGCGCTTCGAGGTGGATCTCCGCGCCTTCTCCGGCGGCGAGGACTCGCAGATCTCGGCCGACCTCCTCGAAGCCTTCGGCGATCCCCTCTTCGAGTCGCAGACCGTCTCGGAGCGCGACGTGCGTGAGTTCGTGGCCACCACGCCCGATCTCGCGCGCGCCGTGCTGCACCTGCACCACGCCTACACCGCCGCGCGCGGCTCGGCCGAGATGCTCGCCGCCGAGGTCGTGGACCGCCAGGACCTCGCGGGGATCGACCGGAGCGGCCCCTCCTCGGAGCAGGTCTCCGACCTGATCCAGCGCCATCAGAATCACTTCCCTGAGCTGGAGGCCGAGGCCGAGCGGCTCTGGAAGGACGCGAAGCTGGACACCGAGGATCTCTTCGGCGCGCTGGCCGAGTACCTGGCCAAGCGGCTCAAGGTGCGGGTGAAGGTGCTGACCGTGAGCGAGATGGGGGGCGCCGTGCGCCGCTTCGACCCCGAGCGGCGCGAGCTCTGGATCTCCGAGGTGCTGCGGCGCGGCTCGCGCAACTTCCAGCTCGCGCATCAGGTCGGGCTCCTCACCTGCTCCGACACGCTCGACCTCATGTCGCGCGACCCCTCGCTCACGTCCGAGGAGGCGCGCTCGCTCTGCCGCGTGGCGCTGGCCAATTACTTCGCCGCCGCCGTGCTCACCCCCTACGAGGAGTTCCACCGTGCGGCCGAGAGCCTGCGGTACGACCTGGATCTCCTGGGACACCGCTTCCGCGTATCGTACGAGCAGGTGTGCCACCGGCTCACGACGCTGAACCGCAAGGGGGCGAAGGGGGTCGCGTTCGACATGGTGCGGATCGACCTGGCGGGGAACATCTCGAAGAAGTTCAGCGCGACCGGCATCCGGCTCCCGCGCTTCGGCGGGCTCTGCCCGCTCTGGAACGTGCACACCGCCTTCCTGCAGCCCGGCGTCATCCACACGCAGCTCTCGCGGCTGCCCGACGGCAACGCTTTCTTCTCCGTGGCGCGCACCGTGCGGAAGCACCGCGGCGGCTACCGCGCGCCCGACGTGCTCTACTCCCTGCAGCTCTCCTGCGACGTGGACTCGGCCCGGAAGGTGATCTACGCCGACGGCTACGACCTCGTGAACCTGGCCGCCTCCACCCCCGTCGGGATCACCTGCCGGCTCTGCGAGCGCAGCGACTGCCGCGCCCGCGCCTTCCCGTCCGTCCACGAGCGGCTCCGCGTCGACGAGAACGTGCGGGGCGTGTCGTTCTACGCTCCGGTGAAGGAAGAGGAGTAG